DNA sequence from the Glycine soja cultivar W05 chromosome 18, ASM419377v2, whole genome shotgun sequence genome:
GTTTGATAGGTTACTTGTTCGAACTTTTACTTGTCTCTTTAGATCGAGTGAGATAAATGTAAgctttttttagtataaattcCCACTAAAAAGCATTTTCCTTTGAATACACACTGCTCATGTTAAGAATGGCTTGGAGAGTACATATCTTGGAATATatcttctaaatttttaatatatcttgGAAGGAGAAAGCTTCAATAAGACTAAGAATAAGTTTTTGAGAATGTGGAAGTTTTAAAGTGAAAAGTGTTTTCTACTTCTCCTTAATATAAAAAGCATTTAAGAGGGTTGAAAATACAATATAGCACAGTTAGACATCACCAAAAAAATTTGACCAATTAAATACAGCATATAATTGCTTTGTAAGTACGTACTAGTAGCAATGTAGCATCAAATTgatcactatatatatatgtggatGGTGAGGTTGTCTGACATCATATTTTTGGGAAAGACAACTCAATATACCTTGCTACCGTTACATATGGTCATACTCTGGATTGGGTCTGAAGATCTTTGAATTTGTTCCCTCTTGTGCTTCATTAGCCTCCTTTCTTGCTGATCTTTTCCACCACTCTTTATATATGATATAATGGCTATAATGTCGGTTTTTTGGAGCTTGTCTTCCCCCAAATATTGGGGAAAACTGATTCTGTGTAAtgtaataaaatcatttttttttacaaaatgtaaTAAAATCTTATTACATAACTAACATActgtattagtttttatttaattaaaaaggttGAATGTGTTTTATTATTGAATACGCACctaaacttctttttttctacaaggtcaacacattttttaataaaaatgcaaCTATAAAAGCTTCGTTCTTTTGCTATGACTTTTCTATAATAGTGTTCAGTTAAGACAAAGTTGCAtataaaaccaaataaaaaattacaaccaGACGGTTCTTCTCTTgttgcaattattatatatacgaATAATATGGATGACGATGCCAGCTTTTCAAGTTTTGAACTCAAATCTCCTTACTATAAGCAAACCGGCCGTATGAAAGTTTTCTCCTTCCTCTTGTAAAGGATAAAGCATATATagtataaagaataaaatacataattattcttaattaaaaattaatgattaaattttgataattttataatttatttatatattttattataattttaatcattaataaaaaacaactattattaatatatttttatcttctaaaatATACTCTAGTACACCCTTTAAAAAAGACAAATCTATAAATCTTGTGATATTATATTGACTGTCagtattctatatatatatatgattaattatatcATATATCCTAACTGTTAATTATTATATGAGAAATTGAGAATGGATCTTCCAgtgacaataaatatttttggaaatGAATATCATATCACTTTTcctttataaaatattactattttaaattaCAACATGTTTAGATATAAGTTGGGCTCAGTAAGTTCACATTCTAGTGCTCTTTTTATtaagatactaaaaatcaaattattgcTGAGCTTGCAACCTCTTAAAACAACATCATGTTAGTATTTCATCAAGCTCACCCTAAAACATAAGAGTTTAAATGCTATATATGTTcagtgtaaaaaaatttcttttgttagtccattcaaaattattattatcattattataaaaaaaatttaattatataataatttgtgatgGGAGCAGAATGCAaaaattctttctttatttattcctactattattattatttgcatGGTACATAATGGTATCATCATTATATCTAAGGATTTATTAGAGTGTTTCCGATGTCGTCCCAACATTTTGATTGTTGATGACATGACAACCGTTAAGGACTTTGAGTTCGGATTACAATGTTTACAATGCAACGGTCATTGCAACAAGATGGCTATCGCAATTTAAAATACTATATATCACTGAATCACTGAATATAATGagacttgttttattttgtagATGCAAAGCGCCTAATTGGTAGGAGATTTAGTGATCAAGAGGTTCAAAGTGATATGAAGCTATGGCCATTCAAAGTCATTACTGATGTTAATGGCAAACCAATGATTGCTGTTGATTACAATTGTGAGGAAAGGCACTTTTCTGCAGAAGAAATTTCATCCATGGTTTTGGCAAAGATGCGTGACATTGCAGAGTCTTTCCTTGGATCAACAGTGAAGAAGGCTGTTATCACTGTGCCTGCTTACTTCAATGATTCTCAGCGACAAGCTACCAAAGATGCTGGTGCCATTGCTGgcctcaatgttttgaaaatccTCAATGAGCCAACTGCTGCTGCAATTGCATATCGGcttgaaatgaaaaattgtaATAATGAAGACAggaatgtttttgtgtttgatcTTGGTGGTGGTACTTTGGATGTGTCTCTTGTTGTTTTTGAGAAGGATCATATCCGAGTTAAGGCAACATCTGGAGATACTCACCTCGGAGGAGAGGACTTCGATAACAATATGGTGACTTACTGTGTGAAAGAGTTTCAGAGAAAGAATAAAATGGACATTAGTGGAAACAAAAGAGCCCTTAGGAGGTTGAGGACTGCTTGTGAGAAAGCAAAGAGGATACTCTCATGCTCTACAATGACCACCATTGAGGTAGACTCTTTGTATGATGGTATTGATTTCCACTCATCAATAAGTCGCGCAAAGTTTGAGGAACTCAACAAAGACTACCTTAACAAGTGTATGGAGTTTGTAGAGAAGTGTCTGATAGATGCTAAGATGGACAAGAGTAGTGTTCATGATGTTGTCCTCGCAGGTGGATCTACTAGGATTCCCAAATTGCAGCAACTATTAAGTGACTTCTTTGATGGGAAGGATCTCTGCAAATGCATCAATGCTGATGAGGCCGTTGCATATGGTGCTGCTGTCCATGCTTCTATGCTTAATGGTGAGTTCAGTGAGAAGGTTCAAAACGCTTTAATTTGGGAAGTCACTCCTCTTTCCCTTGGGTTGCAAAAAGAAGGAGGTATCATGAAAGTAATCATTCCTAGGAATACTAGCATTCCTACAAAGATGGAAGATGTATTCACAACACATTTGGATAACCAAATCAATATCTTGATTCATGTTTATGAGGGTGAGAGGCAAATAACTAGAGACAACAACTTGTTGGGCAAGTTTGTGCTAGAAATTCCTCCAGTTCCGCGTGGTGTTCCTCAAATAATCGTTTGCTTTGAAGTTGATGATGAGGGTATCTTGCACGTCTCTGCCAAGGAGAATTCCTTGGGAATAAACAACAAGGTGGCCGTAATAAATGACAAAGGAAGGATTTctcaggaagaaattaagaggaTGATATCAGAAGCAGAGAAGTACAAAGCTGAAGATGAGATGTATAGGAAGAAAGTagaagcaaggcatgcattggaGAAGGACGTGTACAACATAAGGAATGCTATAAACTATAAGGGGATTAGTTTGAAGCTTTCTCCGGAAGACAAGGAAAAGATCAATGATGCAGTTGATCGTGCCTTAGAATGGCTTGAGGTCAGAGTGGATGCAGAAAAAGAAGATGTTGACATGATCCGGGGCACTCTTTCTAGCGTTTTTGATCCAATCATGGTTAAAATGATAAAGGGTGAGGATAATGGTGCGCCTCCAGGTACTGTTGCTAGCTCTGGTAGCAATAGTGGGAAGAATCGCTTGTTATCAATATTGGCAAAATTTGCTTTCCAGGCAGTGTGTTCATCTGTTACAGGTGATATCATTGGATTTACTTCCGCGATTGTTAACTGTTTGTCAAATTAGTTAGTTTATTAAAACTTGGTAAAATGTCAATAGAGCAAGCTGTAAATAAACAGCTTCTTATTCAAAGTGTGAGTTTCTGACTAGGAACTATTATGAGATTAATTAATGTGTAAGACTTGTTTTCTGGTGTATCTGATCCCATTTTATCAGATTGATTTCTTTTTCCTGCATCTTGTCATGCATTGCTGgtagtaataataaaaagacGTTCTGGTTAAAAGAATTGGCGAAATTCGCTCTCAAAGCAGTATTTTTAGCTGAGGAGAAGCAAAATGAATAGCATGCTATCAACCTTAAAGGTGGCAGTTTCTGTTGTTACTGTTGTAATACATGATTTCTGGTGTATGTGATCCCTTTTGTCAGAAtggtttatttttctcttcctacTGCATCTTGTTATGCACTACTGCTATTGGTGTTTTACGACATTTCATTAGAATCTACTGTGCCCTCATGATATGTGTCATACTCTTTTCAAGAACCAATGGAGAAATTCGTTTGCTCAGGAGTCTAGTAACTTGGGGTTATTGGAATTGaaatatgaattatattttattcctcTTTTCGTTAGAATTCTCATTCGTTATAGTCTCTCCTTTTGAAACAAACACCCGTCTAATGATTCACCAACTGTATTTCCTCTAAAAATTTAGATTGATACATTAAACACAAAATCATGTATTACAACATTGTAATCCTCATTCTGTTCTGAAATATaatctccaataaaaaaatatagctaCATGAGCAAAAAACATTGGACTTATTTGGGTAAACTTTACTAGAAGCACATTTAggagaataatatatatatataagtcatTCATTAATAGAGgtcctcttatttttttaaaaagttatatgagagaatttttataaattaattaatgaaaaatttattttaacgtatgaaaaattcattatttttttctgttaaaaGTGTTTCAAAACAAATTTAACCTCCGTTACATATTGATGATCAGTATATTGCGACTCTGTCaatcttaacatttttatttgattatctaTTCCTGTTTTGCATTACTTGTTCCAGGATTGGTCTTGTGCACGGTTTCTCGTTCCTCtgagtatatattttttctttgctaagaaaaatgttaattcagtgtatttctttttttttttttttaatatatcttatCAAATAGTGTGTTTCTTAAGAAGAAATTAACCAAGGTGCAAGACCAACCAAAGAccctttcattaattaattaacaatcaaTTCCTTGGTTCTGTATAAAGGATGATGATCATATTACTTGGTTTAGTGAAGAGTATTCATGAACTCATAAAGGATGATGATCATATTACTTGGTTTCATGCTCTAAGAGAGGCCAATCAAATAGCTGATTGCTCACTTGATTCATTCTTAACTAAATTTAGTTCTTTAACCAAGCTTTCATGTTTGTTTATCATCATTCCTTTTAAGAATATCATCTTCTTTTTTCTAGGAATACCATCAATGCAGATATCTCATTTTTAACCTTATTAACTTCATTTTACATTTgtcattttgaaaatttgttaCTATCTTTAATCATACCATAtacattctttaatattttttatacgtattatataaaagataaataatatagagaatcatattaaaaattaagaataatttgatatagataaaatattaattgcatttttaaaagataaataatatagagaatcatattaaaaattaagaataatttgatatagataaaatattaattgcatTTTTAAACTTAcgtattatcatttaaaaataaacaaataaattaacgttaattactattttaaacTTGCTAACTTAGAAAGTGGTGTGTCGTGCACGATAGCCACTCAAACCCGTGTTTTTTAAACCTTGTTTTTTACACGAATAATGACAAAGGTTGAAGACTTACTTCTTAAGTCAATGAATACGGGACACAGGTTCAAAACACACTTCGCTTGTCTTTTCCCACGGATATCAAATTCAACAACTAAGTCTAAATTCTAGACCCTGATATATTCCCATTTTCCCACGGATTAGACGACGCACGTAAATTCATCTTAATGTGGGTACATTAACTAGTCAAAGaatattataagaaaacaaGTTTTGTGTAACCCTCAATAAATTGATATGACGAGCACATAAATCAACCAAACACAAGTCTTTATGGGACCCTCAATAAACCGATACTACAAGTCtaattttattaacttatttcATAGAAGATGATATGTGATTGTGAAATAGAGAGATGAAATTATTAGAGATTAAAGAATAATTTGTTAAAAAGgaaatattattgaaaataaaataacataaagtgaccattcaaatgaataaaatagaGATGAAATCACCCAAAGAAATTGCAGTTATTGAAATGACTCAAATGAGTAAatttgagataaaataaaagtcatcatgtttttattattgcaaaaactatttcattaaagataattaaaatatattattttttatactttatatttattatctcaaaattaaaatagaaaaactaataatattcaattgtataaaaataattatttatgatatatatatatatatatatatatatatatatatatataagataatttataagaCATTTACTGTTTTTTTAGGATTACTCTATTAAAGAGAATACTACTAGTTATTCAAATTGTAACTATCATCTTGGTGATTTGAGTGGTATTAGCTTATTAGGAATGAATTCTTAAGtaaattattgaatttaaattttttagataaaaaatgtGGTAAAAAATCCTACTAAAGATATAAATTTCTGACAAGCGTTAATTATCAACAAATTAGTAAATAATTTACATGAAtatgatgatgataaaaaaaagttacttaaataggaaagaaataaaagatgtaACGTATCGTGTTATGATTCATATGAGAAAAAGttacttattaaatatataaagtgTTTTAATTGTTCAAACTTAACAAGTTGGAGCGAAAAGTATAGTCTTCGTGAGCGAAAAGTATAGTCTTAGtagtttattattctttaatctCTAATCATTTCTTCTTTGTGGGAGACTCTATAAGAGtggaatataatttattttcgcTTCTTGTTGCTCTGTTAGAGATATttggaatcaaaataaaaaacacagcAGTGTCCCTGCACAAGTGCCAGTTTCTTCTGCTCCAAACTAAACTTTACTGATCTGAGAGTGTGCAAGAGAGAAACTAAATGGCAACAAATGAGAACACACCGGTGATAGGGATCGATCTAGGCACGACATACTCGTGCGTTGCAGTGTGGCAACACGACCGTGTGGTGATCATCACGAACGACCAAGGGAACAGAACAACACCCTCTTGTGTTGCCTTCAAAAACACCCAAAGGATGATCGGTGATGCTGCTATAAATCAAGCTGCTGCCAATCCAACCAATACTGTCTTTGGTAAAATATACGCTAAACCTATTTAATTTCCTTATATATGGTGCATCAATTTACCCTTACTAACCTTAGCCCTGATTGATGGTTAGGGCATCATCTTGTCCATTATCATTGTTAACCAGTTGACAAGTGTATCAATTTGAGAGTGTCGAATGCACAcagattttgtttatatttagatTAAAACAAATCTAATTTataagtaaaagataagaaatttaaaatataagatgcaaaaagataaaagataagataaagatttaaataaaaagataagagataaaagatagagaaataaaatatttaaatttaaaggtgataaagaaaaaaaataaaaaaaataaacaatatgaaTTCAAGTGAATTTTTGTTAAGACCTAACCTGTCTTGTTTGTTTAGaatgtatgattttatgatttttgtttatcaattcAAGTGAATTTATCCTACCACATCTATTCATTTACTTCTCCTTATTCTTTAGGATGACAAacctattttatttcaaataacatGCATAAAGtatgaattctagatgtttgcatgAATACATGGacataaaattattactttattatgaaatcctttctttttgttcgattagaagttatcctctcCCGAATGTCTAATCCCTATaaaaactaatgcatgcatactttctttaaatcttatttagaagttaccccTCCCGAACACCTGGTATTGCATTAATAAACACTGAAGAGTACATCAATACATCGCTTTAACTTTTAGGCCGGCCAAGTCCTAACTAGGAGTTTAGTCACTCATGCCATGAGGACTTTACAATAACAAGAGGTGaaataaagaaagagagaaaatggtGAAAGCAAGGAAAGATTTCCCCTACTAGAGGGGGTTGGAGGTGTGTCTTTTTGTTTGACTTGACTTCCTCTTTTATAGTTGTTGAAATGGATTTGGATCTAAtgctaaaaatatttctttttgatattttttcgatctttttttcttttaatctatcattttcatatctacaagccataaataataaaaatatcaattcctaTCCTTTAAGCCAAAAACaactactaaataaatatttttaaagatattttaatatatttttattataaaaatagccCATATTTAACGGTTATCAATGATATGTAGTTAGTTGTCTCTTTAGTGTATTTTTTATCCAGAGATGAGTCGAGTTAAGATCAAGATAGGATAAGATCTATTCCTCTATCcatatattatatgtatataaaatatacatataataataatattcaatctattataaaaaatatataataatattagtgATTTTGTCCATGATATTTTCTTTGAtggaaatttattaaaaattattaatcattaattaattgaaaaataaaatccattAAAATGATTGATTTTATACACACTTCACCTATCATAGAGTgtagttaatatttttctaatatatatatatatatatatatatatatatataatattattatgaaaaatatgtatctaagatttatatttaatgaatataatatgtagtaatataactttttttgctagtggttaaatcaaattaaatttaaaaataagaagtgTCTTTGAAAGGAGtaaaccataaaattaaaattaaacacttAAATATATGAGATTAGAATAAAATACGACAAAACACTCtagtttatatatgaaaaaaattggtgAACATCAAACTCTATTAGCATTAAAGGTGTGATAACAATCACAAAGTGTTCCACCTTAAATAGTATTATGAGTTTAAGTTTTAAATACTTGGTTACCTTAATTTGCAGGAAACTCTTGTTTATTTTGCAGGTGCTAAGCGGCTAATTGGTAGGAGATTTAGTAATCCAGAGGTTCAAAGTGATATGAAGCAATGGCCATTCAAAGTCATTGCTGATGTTAATGACAAACCAATGATCGCTGTTAATTACAATTGTGAGGAAAGGCACTTTTCTGCAGAAGAAATTTCGTCCATGGTTTTGGAAAAAATGCGAGCGATTGCAGAGTCATTCCTTGGATCAACAGTGAAGAATGCTGTTATCACTGTGCCAGCTTACTTCAATGACTCTCAGCGACAAGCTACCAAAGATGCTGGTGCCATTGCTGGCCTCAATGTTTTGAGAATCATCAATGAGCCAACTGCTGCGGCAATTGCATATCGGCttgaaaggaaaaattgtaATAATGAAAGAAggaatgtttttgtgtttgatcTTGGTGGTGGTACTTTGGATGTGTCTCTTCTTGTTTTTGAGAAGGATTATATCCGAGTTAAGGCAACATCTGGAGACACTCACCTCGGAGGAGAGGACTTCGATAACAATATGGTGACTTACTGTGTGAAAGAGTTTcagagaaagaataaaaaggaCATTAGTGGAAACGAAAGAGCCCTTAGGAGGTTGAGGACTGCTTGTGAGAAAGCAAAGAGAATACTTTCATCCACTGTAATGACCACCATTGAGGTAGACTCTTTGTATGATGGTATTGATTTCCACTCATCAATAAGTCGCGCAAAGTTTGAGGAACTCAACATGGACTACCTTAACAAGTGTATGGAGTTTGTAGAGAAGTGTCTGATAGATGCTAAGATGGACAAGAGTAGTGTTCATGATGTTGTCCTCGCAGGTGGATCTACTAGGATTCCCAAATTGCAGCAACTATTAAGTGACTTCTTTGATGGGAAGGATCTCTGCAAATGCATCAATGCTGATGAGGCCGTTGCATATGGTGCTGCTGTCCATGCTTCTATGCTTAATGGTGAGTCCAGTGAGAAGGTTCAAAACACTTTACCGAGGGAAGTCACTCCTCTTTCCCTTGGGTTGCAAAAAGAAGGAGGTATCATGAAAGTAATCATTCCTAGGAATACTAGCATTCCTACAAAGATGGAAGATGTATTCACAACACATTTGGATAACCAAATCAATATCTTGATTCATGTTTATGAGGGTGAGAGGCAAAGAACTAGAGACAACAACTTGTTGGGCAAGTTTGTGCTAGAAATTCCTCCAGTTCCGCGTGGTGTTCCTCAAATAATCGTTTGCTTTGAAGTTGATGATGAGGGTATCTTGCACGTCTCTGCCAAGGAGAATTCCTTGGGAATAACCAAGAAGGTGACCATAATAAATGACAAAGGAAGGCTTTCtgaggaagaaattaagaggaTGATATCAGAAGCAGAGAGGTACAAAGCTGAAGATGAGATGTATAGGAAGAAGGTAGAAGCAAGGTATGCATTGGAGAAGTACGCATACAACATAAGGAATGCTATAAAGCATAAGGGGATTAGTTTGAAGCTTTCTCCGGAAGACAAGGAAAAGATCAATGATGCAGTTGATCGTGCCTTAGAATGGCTTGAGGTCAGTGTGGATGCTGAAAAAGAAGATGTTGACAATTTCCGGGGCAATCTTTCTAGCGTTTTTGATACAATCATGGTTAAAATGATAAAGGGTGAGGATAATGGTGCGCCTCCAGGTGCTGTTGCTAGCTCTGGTAGCAAAAGTGGGAAGAATCGCTGGTTATCAATATTGGCAAAATTTGGTCTCCAGGCAGTGTATTCAGCTGTTACAGGTGATATCATTGGATTTGTTTCCGTGATTGTTTACTGTTTGGCAAATTAgctattatttatcattttgaagatagaaattaaatcaataataagAAAACATGAAAGTTCATTTGTAATGCAGAGAATTGAGTTGAGAATCTTTTACTAGCATTTGTAGAAATCCAATTGTCATCTATTCTAGTACTCTTGTTCATCGAGTTATCAACACATGCAAACTCGAGAGAAAACAGCAGAAGACTTACTAATAAGAAATAACTTAAATTAGCAGTGACCACAAGTGAAATGAATGATCCTTAACAAAAGCAATCAAGAATTAACTATTCAATGCAACTAGGTTCAGATTCAAATACTAGCACAAGGAAATTGAAATACAGCA
Encoded proteins:
- the LOC114394972 gene encoding heat shock cognate 70 kDa protein 2-like — protein: MATNGKTPAIGIDLGTTYSCVAVWRQDRVEIIVNDQGNRTTPSYVAFNNTQRMIGDAAKNQAATNPTNTVFDAKRLIGRRFSDQEVQSDMKLWPFKVITDVNGKPMIAVDYNCEERHFSAEEISSMVLAKMRDIAESFLGSTVKKAVITVPAYFNDSQRQATKDAGAIAGLNVLKILNEPTAAAIAYRLEMKNCNNEDRNVFVFDLGGGTLDVSLVVFEKDHIRVKATSGDTHLGGEDFDNNMVTYCVKEFQRKNKMDISGNKRALRRLRTACEKAKRILSCSTMTTIEVDSLYDGIDFHSSISRAKFEELNKDYLNKCMEFVEKCLIDAKMDKSSVHDVVLAGGSTRIPKLQQLLSDFFDGKDLCKCINADEAVAYGAAVHASMLNGEFSEKVQNALIWEVTPLSLGLQKEGGIMKVIIPRNTSIPTKMEDVFTTHLDNQINILIHVYEGERQITRDNNLLGKFVLEIPPVPRGVPQIIVCFEVDDEGILHVSAKENSLGINNKVAVINDKGRISQEEIKRMISEAEKYKAEDEMYRKKVEARHALEKDVYNIRNAINYKGISLKLSPEDKEKINDAVDRALEWLEVRVDAEKEDVDMIRGTLSSVFDPIMVKMIKGEDNGAPPGTVASSGSNSGKNRLLSILAKFAFQAVCSSVTGDIIGFTSAIVNCLSN
- the LOC114394971 gene encoding heat shock cognate 70 kDa protein 2-like; protein product: MATNENTPVIGIDLGTTYSCVAVWQHDRVVIITNDQGNRTTPSCVAFKNTQRMIGDAAINQAAANPTNTVFGAKRLIGRRFSNPEVQSDMKQWPFKVIADVNDKPMIAVNYNCEERHFSAEEISSMVLEKMRAIAESFLGSTVKNAVITVPAYFNDSQRQATKDAGAIAGLNVLRIINEPTAAAIAYRLERKNCNNERRNVFVFDLGGGTLDVSLLVFEKDYIRVKATSGDTHLGGEDFDNNMVTYCVKEFQRKNKKDISGNERALRRLRTACEKAKRILSSTVMTTIEVDSLYDGIDFHSSISRAKFEELNMDYLNKCMEFVEKCLIDAKMDKSSVHDVVLAGGSTRIPKLQQLLSDFFDGKDLCKCINADEAVAYGAAVHASMLNGESSEKVQNTLPREVTPLSLGLQKEGGIMKVIIPRNTSIPTKMEDVFTTHLDNQINILIHVYEGERQRTRDNNLLGKFVLEIPPVPRGVPQIIVCFEVDDEGILHVSAKENSLGITKKVTIINDKGRLSEEEIKRMISEAERYKAEDEMYRKKVEARYALEKYAYNIRNAIKHKGISLKLSPEDKEKINDAVDRALEWLEVSVDAEKEDVDNFRGNLSSVFDTIMVKMIKGEDNGAPPGAVASSGSKSGKNRWLSILAKFGLQAVYSAVTGDIIGFVSVIVYCLAN